The Elaeis guineensis isolate ETL-2024a chromosome 11, EG11, whole genome shotgun sequence genomic interval CAACCAAGCAATGACTAATATGTATCACTTGAGTCACATTGCTGCAGAACACTATTCATCATCAATATGACTAATTGACCATACAACTTACATATATAAACTTCTAGAAATATGACCAAGGATCTACTCTTCATTCCAATCTGGAAATTAAACACCATACAAATACTTGCTTGAtctttaaatttttctatcagttAGTCATCAACACTTGCAAATCTAGCTTCTTAAAGGTATAAGATAGCTTCTGTTATAAAAACTTACCTTTCTCATATTCTTGCATCCAAGGCTTTGAACTTCCACCCACCCACCCCCCAACCtcctaaaaaataaataactCTTTTCACATTTCATGGCCAATTTGGTGTACCGATGGGCAACTCTCTTTTGCCACATACTATGCTCGAGACTATAGTCCTGCTGCTTCCTTTTCCTATCAATAAGGCCTTTTTGAAAACAATGAGGATTTCTAAGAGATCTGATGGAGATGGAAGTTGATAATCAAGAATTATTTGTTCCATTACATGCACCGTCTGAATATTTTCTAAAATATAACATTGTAGAGAAATGTTTCATCCAATTCATCCATCACCTTACTAGCAAACTAGTTTCAGTAAAATGTCATCAAAGCTTAGATAACTTAAACGGGTGTAAAGACTGAACTTCATCGCACAATGAAATCTATAATTCTCaagcaaaaaaatcaaatcagacCTTAGAGACTTCTGTTTTATAAGAAATGGATAAACAAACTCCTCAAAAGTTCACATCAAAAATGGCTATGGAGAAACAATTAGTATTTTAGAAGTATTCAGGCTAGCATAACATTTATGAAGAAGTGCAAAGCTAGTATACAAGTGGCCAGACAAACTAGAGATTTGCAACACCAGGTCCCTTATTTTGGAGTTTCTCCTTTGGGGACAGTTGGTTTGTCCTTCTATTTTTATTAGCCTTAGTTTGCCTCTTTGCTTAGTTCCGCAGTCTTTGGATAATCCCTTGACGTATTAGTCCCGTATCTTTAATTTACTTTGGACAAGGCTACTTTTATGGGCTCTACTAAGGGGCAATTGATGTTGAGCATTTTCCAGTTTTACTGACCTttgatatttataaatcaaaatggTGTTCTCTTATCTCTCTTAATGGAAGGAAAAGATGTAACCACCTAAAGTCTACTAATAAAATCAGCATAGACACACACATAAGCAATATGAACATATGAGATATGTTATGCCACAGATATGTTCTACAAGCATTGTTATTAACTGTTACTCTAAAGGAAAAGATAGAAGACCATGGTGACAAGTAATATTAAACTAAATCAAAATGAAGAGTGCTTATTGTACCTCCACATATGCTAAATTCCACCAAAAGTATCTACTGTTAGCATTTGCTGGCTTTGATCCAAATCCACAATATTCATacagaagcattgatgtatatacACATCTTCCAACCTTCTCATATGAAGATTCAAGAGCGAGATCCCCACATGAAGCAAACtgaaaatagttttttttttagagagaaaaaagggGCAATTGTGACTTTCCAAACTACAAcaaaaatcataagaaaagaatATCTTGTGTTAAAACAACAAAAAATAGGAAGAAAACCAACCTGAGATACCATTAAGAAGACTCAAAATATTTTGGagattttaagaaaatttaaaataaatagtaTCACTTAAGTTGTGGAGGCTTTCTGAAGATTtcaatcatagacacataaactcAAAAAACATGCATATTTCTACAATTGCATCCAAATGCCTGACCCATCTAAAATTAACTGTGGAATAATCACCAAATAAAGAATTTGACTAAAGCGGTAATGATATAAGTTGACTACAATGCCTTAACATGTCATGCAACATcttataataataatgataataaaagGTGTCTTAATACTAAGGGGGTGCTTGGTTGGGAGGAGTGGGGGTCCGGAATCGAAATaggaatgggtgactcccattccaactgtttggttgggaggagtcccattccaattctaattccggagtggaatgggaatggcccaatctatatagaactcaatccttactttcctctatggattcaaatttgcatttcaattccgattccgattccggtcacgaaccaaaCACTTTGGAGGATTCCGctattccaattccgattccaaGCTATTTCGATTCCCATTCCGATTCTAATTTTGGTGGCGAACCAAGCACCCCCTAAAAGTAAATAGTATGTGGGCTCACATCAAGAGGATCTACATAGtacattattttaatattatttaacaTGAAGCTCCCCAATGATCTTGACCTAAACTTTTTCTGTTTACAAGTTTCCAACtagaaaaatattatatataaggtACTGTTGTTTATTGACATGGTTTACAGCATATATTCATTCTTCTGTTTGGTAAGTTGGTAAGATTCCAATCCAAGTCCTCAAGGCATCCAAATACCCCTGTCAATATACTGTGTTATGTGACCCTTGTGCACAAGATTCGCAGAATCGATACCGGAACCCATGCTAGTTGCCGGCCAGCACCGTACCATATCGGACTGTACCATACCGTactgataataataaaaaaatcaaaaaaaaaaatttcacccacaggtactaaaaaaaaaaaaaccggacCGAATCGACCCCGAACCATCCGATATCGAGCGGTTTGAACCGATAACATATCGAACCAACCGGTTCGGTCCGATTCAGCCCATTTTTCGAAAATCCGATCTGAACCAGACCAGCTCTCCACCGGTACGGTTCGGTACAGATTGTATCGGCCGGTTCGGGCCAATACGGAATATTATGCTTGTACATGCCAATGATACCTGGGTGGCCTTTCTCTGCACCATTTAGCATAAGTTATTATGAGACCTTTCTTAAAACCATTGACCTATATCCAAGGGTTGCATGCCAAGGGTTGCATGGACTTTTAGTGCCAAACAAAAATTAAATCTAGTATGCCAAATGGAGCTGTTACCGTGAGTTGGTGTTTAGATTCACAGGCTTAACTTTTTAAAAGAAGGCCACAATTAAAAGGGGCATGCTTCTCAGATTAGTCAATACCAATATATGAATCTTTCAGCTTTACCTTCACATTCAATAATTTTATTCACCTTCCGCATCGTTTATTTTCCTTGTTCAAAGAATGGCATGATTCTTTCTCCCTGCATATGTAATTCAGAGCCACAAgaaatccaaccttcaaattgTTTTCTGAAACAGCACACAACTTCCATAAAGTGCAAGCAACATCATGAATACTGTGCTTTTTGCTTCCAGGACCTTGCAAAAGCAATTTTCCACACCACATTGACACTCTCATTTTATGGTTGCAGAATTATTGGGACGAATTAAGTAGGCAGAGGCAATCACCAGATTACATTTTCATGATTGAACTTGGGTTAGAAGCTCCTATTTCACTGCTCTCCAGTTTAGATGGGCATGTTTCTCAATTCCTAGCAAAGACAGCACCAGCTTATACCTGCTAACTGAAGGTCTTTATTATCTGACACCATCAGAGGAGACTGAAGAGAAGATGCCATGGAAGTTCAGCCTGGAACAAAGATCCTGGTGTACATGTATGGACCTAGCTGATGCATAATAGACAGGACATCAAAGGGCAACCCAAAAAGGAAAGGGGCTCAGTAACTACTATCGACCTAAGTCAATGTTTAGCTGGCTATTACAGATGAAATAAATTCTGAAGATGTGATAACATAATTTTGACACAATCCTGACACTATTTCATCTAGCCAAGGTTGGAAGTCAAATATCTAAGAAGAGAACCTGACATCAAAGTCAATCAAAGATGTCGTCAGATCCCACCCTATTGCAAAATCAAATAATGATAAGATTCTTTTCTGTTTCCTTTCCATAAGGGTAAAATCTCCTTCTAGTTCAACAACAGACAACTGCAGACAAATCCAAGTTCAGATTCAAAGGGTTCTACATCTTTAAATAGGGATGCTTTGCCATTTTAAAGTCATTTCTGAATTTCCTATACAGTGATAACTTGGATTATGCATAGATGGAATAGGAAGAAGCTTTATCGCCCCTTACTTCTTGACATTTGGTCTAAGGTTGATGAGCTGAAGTATTAAAATGCTTCTCGTAAATCTAGACATCAGAATCAAGTGGCTGACTGGTTGGTGGGATGTACATCAGACAAGGAAAAGGAGTTCCAAAGGACTAATGCTTTTTCTCATCTTGCTTCTCTTGAAATGCTGGAAGCTAGCGGTAGTGCCCTTAGTTATTGAAAAAGAATCAATGGAATTAACTTGttatttctctactcctcttCATGAGTTGAATGTTACCATTGTTACCTTTTTGTTCAGCTGCAGATGAATGCGAACAAATTCAAGATTAAGTTAAAGGTTTGTACATCTTTAAATAGAAGTGGTTAGCCTGCCCACTAAAAATGATCTTTCAAGATGAATCAAATTGTTATATGCTCCCTTTTGTAAGTCATGAATGTTATTTCTTTTGCTTGCTTTCTACTATCTTGCTACTCCAACCTTATTGTCTAAATCTTCTTCCTCTACAAGGGATCCCCACATGCACCAAATTCATGTAGGTAGGTATTCATGTAGGTAGGTACGAAATCAATTATCATGTTTTGCACATGTTTCATAGACAATGTTTTTCCATAATTGTAAATGATCAAactttttaatcatgaaaatgggTTGGCCATTTTCAAGATATCTACCCTTTTCACTTTCCACCAAAGGAAATCAGAAGCAACTACCAGAAATGTTTTAGTGATGCTGCCACCATCCACTTTAAGATGTAATGCAATGTCACGGCCCCCTCTTTCATTGATCTAATAAAATTCTAACTGTGCATAGTATTTTCTTATCAAGACCTTTCCAAGAGAGAGCATTTAAGATATGAAAGATCACAAATAGCTAAGAAAAAAGCCATCTAACATCCACCATGAGATCAAAGCACAGAAGCTTATCAAAATGTGCAACTTGGTCTGGGTCAAACTGCACTCAATCTGACCCCACCAGTAGCTTGGGTCAGGTTAAGACTACACATTGCTAGGTTGGGTGGCGTTTGGCTGGTAAATATCAACCCAAATTATTGCTGGATTGAGATGAAGGCTCAAGCAACCTGACCCACTTTTTTTCTACCATCCTCTTAAACCAACCCACTCCAAATATGATCCCCTTTTGTTCCTTCCAATCTACCCCATCCAACAGTAGCCTGCAGCACATTTACAGAAGGTATCTTCCCCATCTATTCAAAGCAACTATAAGGAATATCATTAATTAGATTCTGAGACAACGTTGATAGACAAGATCCAAATACAATCTTTGACAAGTTAAAGAAAATGGACATTACCCAGTTATGGTCCCAACAATCTAGTGGCATATCTAAAAAGAAAGAGTGACTGAGTGAAATATATACCAGATCAGAATAAATATCGAGAAGTAACCATAATGCAACCACCCACTTATTAGAGAACAGGAACAAGGTTTCTTTGTCACAATTTCCACAGTAgaagaatattattttatagataCAAAGTAGAATACAATATAAACTGGGCTCACATATGATGCAGGCGTGCATATAAAATAAAACTATTATCCACCACCACAAGAGGCCCAACGATGACAAACATAGTATCCATAAGCTTGGCCACCTTCAAGGATGCATCATATTTCAGAAAGTATGCAAATTAGTGCAGTTTAGAATTGTTTGACGATCAATTGACATCTTAAATTGGAGACCGCCCACATCAGGAACCAGCCATAGTTGTGAAACAAACCCCAAGATTAATCAAGATTCTCAAATGCAGATTGATGTTTGAGAAACACGATCAAATTCAAGCATCAGGAACCATGCCAGATGTGATAGACTTCAACAAGACCAACCAAAAACTAAGATTTACCCCAGTCAAATAGCCTCAGTAGAAATTCTTCACCCGATCAACGACCTTTTAGGGTCTAAACCAAACCCTACCTGTGCCATATTACCCAGGAATTCGTGAGTGCCAAATAGTCTTCCTCCAAACGTCTTTACTCCTCAAGAAGTCTGACTACGTTTTGAATTCAACCTCATTAAAGAATACAACAAACAAAAAAGACCAAATCGAAACAGCGAGGCTGTACATTCTGCACTTAAGATATCTACAGCATTCACCGGTACTATAAAAGAaatctttaccaaaaaaatttttaccgCTTACAAGAAAGACGGGAAAATAAAGAGATATAAAAGCTGGCGGCGGATCAAATCGCAAGCAATTCAAAAAACACGCTCATCAATTAAGAATTCAGAAAAGAACGTACCAAGAGTTGGAAtccaaaaaaatggaaaaaaaaaaaaaaaaaggcgagAACGAGCCATTGGTCATATTACCCCAGTGATCTTAACAAGCTGGCCGTCCCTAGCAGTGACGAGGTCGGAGGTGGGGAGGCGATCGAGAAGGACGAGGAGAGCGCCATGTTTCTGGAAGCTGGCTGCATTCCAGAGGAGGAAGACGGCGGAGACGGCGGAGAGGAGGACGACGGCGGCGAGGAGGAGGGCATTGTGGACGACGACGAGGATGAGGAGGGAGACGGCGAGTCCGGCGAGGAGAAGAGGGACAATGACACAGGGGACGGCCGCGGGGACGGGGGAGAGGCACCGGTGTCCGGTGGCGGTGCCGGAGAGGTCGTTCATCCCTCCTCCTCGGCCCGCCGGGTCTCGTCTCGGAGCATCCGCGAACGGCGAACACGAGAGAGAGAAGGCGGTGGATGGGGTTTAATACTTCAATGTAGCTTGAGGCTCAGCGAAGCGGATCCCGGACTTACCAACCATCCCAAGATATCGCCGACCGTGGTCTCTTTAGCTTTCTACGCTGGTCTGTGGACGCTAACGCTTCCTGGTGGGTATGCAGGGAAAAAGGAAACGTTTTCAGAAACTGACGCCATTTAGCCAACAAAAAAAGGAAACAAATAAATTAGTAGTATATTGACAAACGCTGGGGTGATAGCTTTAGAAATACTTAATAAACTGACTTCAGTACACAGGGAAGTTTTCCTGACGTGCAATAGCAATTTCCAAGCCAGATTTGCATACATGATGGGCCTCCCAAATTATCTCCCTTGTGTTTCGTTAAAAAAATGGACAAAGGAAGCTACTAAGCAAGTATCTTTTGGAATCATACGCTCACTTTATTGattctcttttattttattttatttatttctgcTAAACTACCATCTCATTTGGTAGAATAGCTTGGGTTCCTTGCTGGATGTTTAAGATATGGCTACCTAATTCATGACAGTATAGATGAATGGCAACTTCCCCAATTTTGAACTAGTTCACAGCATATACCGTTCtcatatgaaaatataattaaattaataattatataaaatgataaatctTATTTATTAGATCTTCAGTCCCTTCACCTTCCATGTTCcaaatgaaacaaaaaaaaatcataaaaagacttatataaattaaaaattgatattaaattgcataaattgatGAAGTTGGCCAACAAATAACTATAATAACTACCTTGATTATTTAAGTTACCTTGATTATTTAAGTCACCAAAGTCTTTGATTTTGACTAGATTTTCTCTTATCTTAGTTCTCGTATATGCAAATGTACATGCACATGcactaaaaatcaaaaaataagcaaaaaaaaataacaatgaaAAAAATCAACCATAACAACTATAGTCTAAGACTTTAGTAGACTTTTAaaatagatcaattttaaaagaagagaagaaaaacaacAACGTTGATGATGACGACCATTGTCTAAGGCATTGTTATGGTAAATTATTGGGCTCTTATATGTGTTTGATtgctcataaaaatttttcattagtcATCGTAGGTCATGACCAAATGTTGCTACAAAGATAATGCTTGATCACAACCATTGAAGCTTTGCATTGATGCcacaattatttttttgattgattgatgtcttttttttttaaacatatcTGTTGTGGTCAATCTCCTATTGCATCTTTTGTCGGAGAAGaacacctgcaaaaaaagtccacactgactAAAATTAtatccgacggagatcctccaatgcttaagtcagtcgggagtggtgaacaacagataaaaatttttagagaggcaCAGTTTCAGTCCAGAAGCATCTtaccaatgctgttcatttactttCTTTTATAGATGAGTTATTGGTAATCGTTTGTAACGGTTAGATACGTGGGTCCCACTCATTTTGGCACTATATGATCATGGGATGGATAGTTATACTCACTACTGATCATAGTATGTGGTCGTTATACACTTTCTATGCTGGCGGTTTTCAGTATACCAACTATACATCGATAGTCCGAATGTGTCGACTGTATGTTGGTAATTGTAGAAATTCAAATGACCATCGATcgataactctgatatgtcgatggtcatcGATCATTAAGTTGGTTGAGTCATCGTAGTTGAAGTGTTTGCCAGGGAGATTGAGAATAGCCAACTGTTGGTCGGCCTACTGATTGATAGTTGGTGGTTTGTGGCTATCAAGTTAATTGAAAGTcggataatatattataattaaggCGAAACTCATTCTGTGATGTAGCTTTAATGGTTCATCATCTACAACCGATAGATATCCGACAGGCTGATGGTGAATCGAGGAAGCAGACtgaattatcccaacagttgccccccactcctaagTCCAAGGTGGCTTGATATGTGAATTGGCACATCGGATGAAAAAAGTTGTCATGTGCTATCTCAAGCTCCGATTCGACCGCAgacattaatgatttttttaaaaaaatgaagagtCTCCAGTCATTTTGTCGTTTCGATGTCCGTGAGATCATCATTGGGATGTCGATTCGAGAAGATGGTTTGATgtttgaagaatccgatcgatttgattctgactagtcaATTTCAACCACACATCCAGGTGTCATTGGCTCTGAGCCGTTCATGCAAATAGAGATAAGGTGGCATGATCTGATGGTAGGTACATCGAACTATCCGATCTATGGTCGGTTTCGATGTAGCCATGTGTCGAAATTTGAAGCAGTCTTGATTTGAATAATTCATCCTGACCATTGAtgggtcctatatatataatatcactttTCATTTGGATTTTACGTTTCTACATTTGTCATCTTCTTATGCAACAACAGAGAGTTTCATCTTGGGTGCCGAGAGCTTCAGGATTTTTAGAAGTTCTATTTGTATTCTTCACATCATCCCCTAGCTCCAAAGTGAATTTTCCTTCCTCCTCCCTTCTTTTTCTAGGTTCTCTTTACCACCTTTCAATGGCAAGTAGGGGTAGAAAAGATAAGAGGAAGGTTAGAATAGATGAAACTCCTTGAGATAATCGATCGAAAAATCTGATTGACAATTCTCTTTCGGATCCAAAGGTGGAAGCTTCTTCCTTATCCAAATCCAATGCGATCGACTCCGAAAATAATATCGTATCTCGGAGCAATTTCAACTCTTTGCTCCTGATCCAGATAGCGGGTGAGCTCTCCTCCTTCGGATCAGATAGCATTTTATGTAGAAGACCTTCGGGCCAATTTTCGCTTTCCGattctgaagtttgtttgaaatTTCTTTGACTATTATTGTCTCTGTCCTGCTCAATTATCTCCGAACTCCATTCGACTAATTatcagttttgctttgttgtgtcgtcTGATCCCAACCAACCCTCGGCCTTCGCTTTTTCATGCCTTCGTCGTCCTTCGTCTCCACCCGAAAGCAAAGGGTTGGTGGTTCTTTAACCCGAGAAAGGATTTATCTTTTATTTCTGATCTTCCATCAtctattcatgggtggaagaactaatttttttttatttcttcttcatcaTCCTAGGACTTTCTTTCATCCTGGAGAAATCCGAGAGCAAGTCCCAACGAAAATAGTCGAGTCGACATTATCGATCGAGAGGACTTTCTCTGACTAAAGGACATGAAAGTCCCTGCATAGCGAGAGCTAATGatggagcaagctctctatgatgtcgGACTTAGTTCGATGACCTCTTTAGGTATACTTTAGTcagtcactcattttatttttcatttattcTTGAACTCTGTAACTAAATCTTTTTTGCCTTTTGATTGCAGTTATGCATTCAATAGTGCGAATCTCGATGGTCGATGTTCGCCAACATGCTGCTAAGAAGAGGGAAGCGATCGGTGCCGGACACCATCCTGAATGACAAAGAAAAGTTGGGTTGGTTCGAAGTCGGTACCGGTAAAGGAGACCGACACTCCATCGGTGGTGATTCTCGATGCTGAGCCGATCATCGCATTATCAGCTCCAACAGTGCTTCCTCCGTCCGATGTGCCACCGATCAGAGTAGAATCGAGAAGAGATGGTGATGCCGCGGCCATCATGCCGGTTGTAGCCGAGACAACACCAATCCTGATTTCATCAATGGGAGGTCAGGTCGAGTCTGCAGTCACGATCGAACCAGAACTATCTACTGTCGTGCCGACCATTCCTATGGTGCCTTCAACTGGGCCAATGCAGTCTCAAGCACCATCAACTTCTGATTTCATGGTGGCTTCGAGCGAACAACCACCAATTAGGGAACGGGGAAAGGCACCGACCATCTCTGCTGACGATGGATCGTCAACAGGCTTCTCCACTCTTTTTGACATCCGAATTTCTATCGGTGAGTTAGCCTTGGCCAATCCAAAATTAGCCAAGCGGCTTATCGAGGTTGCTCTTCTTCTGACTGAtaggaagaataaaaaaaattgaaccatgttcgagatatttttttctttttactcgaTGATACTTGGCATAAGTTGAcgatactttctttttttttttttgacttggaTCTGACTTGCTTTCTTTTCATTTCAGCTAGCACATGACATGTATGCATTGGAGAGCGGATATCAAAAAATTATCGAGATTCACCGAGCATGGATGGACAAAGCCACAGCAATGAATATCGAGAAAGCCGCTACCGTCGAACAACTCCAGACGGTAATTGAAAGGAAGAAAGCAATAGTTGAGTGGGAGGAGCTTCAAGAGGAAATCTCCCATGCAAGACTGAATTGGAGTCGACCAGAGTCGAATTAGGATCGGCTCACTAGAATATCAAatccctagagtcccaaattaAGAGCAAAAAGTATACGATCAATTGGCTCCGGAGGGAACGGGATGGCTGCATTGAGGAGCTGGAGAAAGAACGGGGATGGCATCAGGCCACTGAGGAAAAGTTGACACTGGTCGATACAGAGTTAGCTTCTGCTAGAGAGGAAGAAGAGTCGGCGAAGAATGCTTTAGGTCGGGCTATCTAGGATTTCAAAGAATCACAGG includes:
- the LOC105054077 gene encoding uncharacterized membrane protein At1g16860 isoform X1, producing the protein MNDLSGTATGHRCLSPVPAAVPCVIVPLLLAGLAVSLLILVVVHNALLLAAVVLLSAVSAVFLLWNAASFQKHGALLVLLDRLPTSDLVTARDGQLVKITGFASCGDLALESSYEKVGRCVYTSMLLYEYCGFGSKPANANSRYFWWNLAYVERFATDFYITDVKSGTRALVKAGYNSKVIPLIDENILVNTTSKNRELSSTLKKWLERRQLSAGARLLRLKEGYIKEGDSLTVMGMLSRKDGVLMIAPPPEPFSTGCLLQKFLLPVDVDGLVLKFSGKNSSMTSLSLS